The Mustela nigripes isolate SB6536 unplaced genomic scaffold, MUSNIG.SB6536 HiC_scaffold_2609, whole genome shotgun sequence sequence TCTGAAGGCCAATGTGATTGTGCTCCCTAATGCTGTGGATCTAAGGTTGGAGGTCATCAAGAACGTAACCCACAACCCTGTGACGCTCGTCACTGTACTTTTCATTATGATGATGTACACAATCCTAGCTTTCTGGGCTTTGCTGATGGATGGGAGGGATCGGTATCTTCGGCTACACGTGATAATTCTACTAGATAATGATCCTTATGATAAGGTGTGTTACCTCGTGACTATTTTTACAGGAAGCCGGTGTGGGGCTGGGACCAGGGCCGATGTCTTCATGCAACTTATGGGAACGGATGGTGCCAGCGATGTGCATTGTCTGAGCCATCCGCATTTTACAACCCTTTACCGGGGAGGCATCAACACTTTTCTCCTAACCACGAAAAGGGACTTGGGGGACATCCATTCCATTCGTGTGTGGCACAACAATGAGGGCAAATCCCCCAGCTGGTATCTAAGCAGAGTCAAGGTAGAAAATCTGTTCAGCCGACACATCTGGCTGTTTTTATGCCGGGAATGGCTTTGTATTGACACCTCTTTGGATAGAACATTTCGTGTTACCGACCCAGACCAGCCTATCAACAGAAAGGACTATTTCCTGATAGAATCAGCTTACAGGATGGGGAGAGATCACCTGTGGTTCTCCATTTTCTCCACTATCATTGATAGCCCATTCAATCGGCTGCAGAGACTGTCCTGCTGTTTGGCAATGCTGATGGCCTCCCTTCTGTGTAATATTATGTTCTTTAATCTCGACAGAGCAGACGAAATGGCGTCAGGAGACGGGAGCTACGTCAGGTCAATGATGATAGGGCTGGAAAGTGTGTTAATTACACTCCCTCTGCAAATGttgatcatttttctcttcacctACTCCCAGAGGGAACCTCGTGTGACTCTAGAAACGGTATCTCCCCGGAGTGATTCCTTGGAGCAAGAACATGTACACTGGGAGGAATTTCTGAAAAAGTGGCACGTTGAGGAAAGTGCTCATGCACCTACCAAGGAGGCCTCGGAGCCTCCAACTGGGAAAAGACCTAGAGCTCCGAAGGCTGCCAAGGCGCTCACTACGATAGGGCGCCAGcaaaagaaaggacagagaacGGTCACACGCACGCagggacaaaataaaaatgccagtAACGCAAACACAAATAACAATCAGTTTGTTGCTTCTACAGAGCCTTCTTCCCAAGCAGGTCCTGTCAAACTCAAGGAGAAGAGCAGGGTCGTTCTGCCTCCATGTTGCCTCTATGTAGCGTGGTTCTTGGTTTTCGTCACATCCAGTATATCTTCATTCTTCATCATATTTTATGGACTGAATTATAGCTATGAAGAGTCAATGGACTGGCTCTTTGCATCGTTTTgttcattctgtctgtctgttttgCTGGTGCAGCCATGCAAAATTATACTCTTGTCAGGCTTCAGAGCTGGTAGGCCCAAGTATTGTAAAAACCTTTCATGGACAAGCAAGTACCGCTATATTGAGATCGAGCTTCAGGGCGCGGTGAAccgaaaagaaagaaaaaggcgaCACCAGCAGATCTTGGAGCTCCGAAGATCAAGGATGTACCAGCCCCTCACCGAAGACGAAATCCTAATATTCAAGAGGAAGAAGGCAATTAAGAGAAGGGCTTTCCTGTTCCTGTGTTACGTTCTGACTCACTTCATCTTTCTAGCCCTCCTGTTGAGGCTCGTCGCCCTCCTGCATCACACGGACAGCTTTTACTATAACCAGTTTGTTCGTGATCGGTTCTCTGTGGATCTCGGCTCGGTGACCAAGCTGGAGGACATCTACAGGTGGCTGAACAGCGTGCTGGTGCCCCTGGTCCACAACGACCCGAATCCAGCCTTTCTGCCCGACAGCTCCTCTAAAATCCTGGGGCTTCCACTGCTGAGGCAGGTGAGGGCAAGACCTGGCGATAAACTCTGCCTGCCTGCCAACTTTGCCCAAACCAGCATGGGAAGAGAAATCCATTGTCATCCCAGCTATGGCACTGACCCGGAAGACACCAGAAGCTACTCTGGCCTTTGGAACCAAGTTCTCAAGAGGCCTGAGGATAAGAATACCAATGGGTTTACTTACAAGCCTCCAGGGAAGATCTGGGGGTATGTCTCCCACGGACTCTTACACACCTATGGGTCGGGAGGCTATGCGTTCTATTTTTTCCCAGAGCAGCAGCCTTTTAATTCCACCGTGAGGCTCAGGGAACTCCAGAGCAGCGAGTGGCTTGATGAGAACACGTGGGCCGTGATTCTGGAGCTGACCACCTTCAACCCAGACGTCAGTCTGTTCTGTAGCATTTCTGTCGTTTTTGAGGCGTCTCAGTTAGGAGTTGTGAACACGAGCCTGTCCGTGCACTCCTTCTCGCTTGCTGATTTCGACAGGGAGACTTCGGCAGAAATCTACTTGTATGTGgccattctcattttctttttagcctATGTGGTCGATGAGGGTTATATCATCATGCAAGAAAGGGCCTCGTACGTGAGAAGTGT is a genomic window containing:
- the PKDREJ gene encoding polycystin family receptor for egg jelly codes for the protein SPPSFLPVGVLANRYAMKISIQVYDSLGAFSQATLYATVHAPTDKISAKGVLDRLFNFTMGPNSSLSTLLDSQEFLRAGYLIYIAASVLNIMKPELSLEADKARLREYLVNQTFILPNSTLVEISQVVMSVTKLTQTTARFTQLAQILATVRIWLANQALQQSRQNDAHIHSEEVEIVSTGILTTLSNILKLTVSYEVVDEPFYMLESLADTVLAGKVPGNETTAMTASSLNVYVRKTESWDVTDIFMNEKSSHNYFHLTVNVSNIPTLSENAPISTMFCEFADDPFPWMNDQESCSAEVVGFRMTGTTPDGDVVEIMPDVAEVYIARKNLSFAAFNLTVGPESETEGADESLKRTTGKFRVEVDSSVVKELLVHIVTEVTVLFTVLVYAGSEITPTALVATFLVPHDFPPMTNQSDLFDSACAVREARVVCLPASLLQVIAQRGGSPECTLVIALQAPRFVLAANDKLVRIALFSAHCLDMYGIQSDWREDTCVLGERTTWRRVHCICQRTRRVRRQLDLIKQANRHLQIHFLKANVIVLPNAVDLRLEVIKNVTHNPVTLVTVLFIMMMYTILAFWALLMDGRDRYLRLHVIILLDNDPYDKVCYLVTIFTGSRCGAGTRADVFMQLMGTDGASDVHCLSHPHFTTLYRGGINTFLLTTKRDLGDIHSIRVWHNNEGKSPSWYLSRVKVENLFSRHIWLFLCREWLCIDTSLDRTFRVTDPDQPINRKDYFLIESAYRMGRDHLWFSIFSTIIDSPFNRLQRLSCCLAMLMASLLCNIMFFNLDRADEMASGDGSYVRSMMIGLESVLITLPLQMLIIFLFTYSQREPRVTLETVSPRSDSLEQEHVHWEEFLKKWHVEESAHAPTKEASEPPTGKRPRAPKAAKALTTIGRQQKKGQRTVTRTQGQNKNASNANTNNNQFVASTEPSSQAGPVKLKEKSRVVLPPCCLYVAWFLVFVTSSISSFFIIFYGLNYSYEESMDWLFASFCSFCLSVLLVQPCKIILLSGFRAGRPKYCKNLSWTSKYRYIEIELQGAVNRKERKRRHQQILELRRSRMYQPLTEDEILIFKRKKAIKRRAFLFLCYVLTHFIFLALLLRLVALLHHTDSFYYNQFVRDRFSVDLGSVTKLEDIYRWLNSVLVPLVHNDPNPAFLPDSSSKILGLPLLRQVRARPGDKLCLPANFAQTSMGREIHCHPSYGTDPEDTRSYSGLWNQVLKRPEDKNTNGFTYKPPGKIWGYVSHGLLHTYGSGGYAFYFFPEQQPFNSTVRLRELQSSEWLDENTWAVILELTTFNPDVSLFCSISVVFEASQLGVVNTSLSVHSFSLADFDRETSAEIYLYVAILIFFLAYVVDEGYIIMQERASYVRSVYNLLNFALKCIFTVLIVLFFRKHFLATGIIRFYLSHPEDFIPFHAVSQVDHAMRIILGFLLFLTILKTLRYSRIFYDVRLAQRAIQAALPGICHMALVVSVYFFVYMAFGYLVFGQHEWNY